A single window of Acidobacteriota bacterium DNA harbors:
- a CDS encoding ATP-dependent 6-phosphofructokinase — translation MAGAGIRKIAINTGGGDAPGLNAVIRAAVIAALNRGWEVWGIRDGYHGILSPEKYPNGGVIRLTADSVRGITHLGGTILGTTNWGNPTKYPMPGPDGQLREVDRTGEIVDYFGREGIDALVAIGGDGSLTIAMELVRRGLKVIGVPKTIDNDLDKTVITFGFDTAVSFATQCIDRLHSTAEAHHRVMVVEVMGRYAGWIALNTGISGTANAILIPEIPYDLAQVAEKIRQREARGRHFSIVVVAEGAKPKDGTVTVVSKEVGRLERLGGVGAIVTDQLQQLTGKECRLVVLGHLLRGGSPTTFDRLIALRFGAAAIRGLSEGRCGCMVALDPPTVRYVPLEAATSRMKSVPLDCDSILTARELGICFGD, via the coding sequence ATGGCCGGAGCCGGGATCCGAAAGATCGCCATCAACACGGGCGGCGGCGACGCGCCCGGACTCAACGCGGTGATCCGCGCGGCGGTCATCGCCGCGCTCAACCGCGGCTGGGAGGTGTGGGGCATCCGCGACGGCTACCACGGCATCCTCAGTCCGGAAAAGTACCCGAACGGCGGCGTGATCCGGCTGACGGCCGACTCGGTGCGCGGGATCACCCACTTGGGCGGCACGATCCTGGGCACCACCAACTGGGGCAACCCCACCAAGTACCCGATGCCGGGCCCCGATGGCCAGCTCCGGGAGGTTGATCGCACCGGCGAGATTGTCGACTACTTCGGCCGGGAGGGGATCGACGCCCTGGTGGCCATCGGCGGCGACGGTTCGCTGACCATCGCGATGGAGCTGGTCCGCAGGGGGCTCAAGGTCATCGGGGTGCCCAAGACCATCGACAACGACCTGGACAAGACGGTCATCACGTTCGGCTTCGACACCGCGGTGTCGTTCGCCACCCAGTGCATCGACCGGCTCCATTCCACCGCCGAGGCACACCACCGCGTCATGGTGGTGGAGGTGATGGGCCGCTATGCCGGTTGGATCGCCCTGAACACGGGCATCTCCGGCACCGCCAACGCCATCCTCATCCCGGAGATCCCGTACGATCTGGCCCAGGTGGCCGAGAAGATCCGCCAGCGCGAGGCCCGCGGCCGGCATTTCTCCATCGTCGTGGTGGCCGAGGGCGCCAAGCCGAAGGACGGCACGGTGACCGTGGTCTCCAAGGAGGTGGGCAGGCTGGAGCGTCTGGGCGGCGTGGGCGCCATCGTCACCGATCAACTCCAGCAGCTCACCGGCAAGGAGTGCCGCCTGGTGGTGCTGGGCCACCTGCTGCGCGGCGGCAGCCCCACCACCTTCGACCGGCTGATCGCCCTGCGATTCGGCGCCGCGGCGATCCGGGGCCTGTCCGAAGGGCGGTGCGGCTGCATGGTGGCGCTGGACCCGCCCACGGTTCGCTACGTGCCCCTGGAGGCGGCCACCAGCCGGATGAAGTCGGTCCCCCTGGATTGCGATTCCATCCTCACCGCCCGCGAACTGGGCATCTGCTTCGGCGACTGA